CAATCGCTTGATTTGCACCACAGCCAATTAATTCTGTAGGGCGGTCTGCAGAAAGTACGATTAACTTATGGTGTGTTAAACTCGCTTCAATGACCGCAGGATATAAGTTTGCCACAGCGGTGCCTGAAGTCACAATAATGGCAACAGGATCATGCGTTGCTTTAGCTAATCCTAAAGCAAAAAAGCCTAATCCTCTTTCATCAAAATGACTATGACATTGTACTTGTTGTGTCTGTTGTAATTGGAGAGCCTCTAACGTTAAAGGCGTTGAGCGAGAGCCTGGTGCAATACAAATATGCTTCACTCCATAACGCACAATGGCATTTAAAATGACTTTTGCCCAACTACGGTTAAAAGTACTGGTATTCATTATTTATTCTTCTCTTCTTATTAAAATGGCGTTTTACTCTAAATATTTTCGATTGTAACAAAAAATCAACCACTTAGGGGATAGAATATCCTTGATTCATAACAAATTTTGTTTGTTGTTTTACAAAAATAGTGAGAAAAGCTAAGATAGTCGCATTATTTGTTATATTTCAAAGAGAATTGATTATGAGTAAACCTATTGTATTTAGTGGTGTTCAGCCTTCCGGCGAATTAACGATTGGTAACTATCTCGGTGCATTACGTAACTGGGTAAAAATGCAAGATGACTATGATTGCCTATTTTGCATCGTTGATTTGCACGCCATTACCGTGCGCCAAGATCCGCAAGCGTTACGTAAAGCATCATTAGACGTTTTAGCCCTTTATTTAGCCTGTGGTATTGATCCGAATAAAAGCACGATCTTTATTCAATCACACGTCCCTGAACATACACAATTAGCGTGGATCTTAAACTGCTACACCTACTTTGGCGAAATGAGCCGAATGACACAGTTTAAAGATAAATCAGCCCGTTATGAAGAGAATGTAAACGTAGGTTTGTTTACTTACCCTGTATTGATGGCAGCGGATATTTTGTTATATCAAGCAAACCAAGTGCCGGTTGGCGATGACCAAAAACAACATTTAGAAATTACCCGAGATATTGCTAACCGTTTCAATGCGTTATATGGGCAAAAAGATCAAGAAGGGAATTTAGTTCAGCCTGTTTTTGCCATCCCTGAAGTTTTCATTGGTAAAGCCGGTGCTCGTGTGATGTCATTACTTGAGCCAACGAAGAAAATGTCAAAATCGGATGATAACCGTAATAACGTTATTGGTTTATTAGAAGATCCAAAAGCCGTGGCGAAAAAAATCAAACGTGCGATGACCGATGGCGATGAACCACCAGTAGTAAAATACGATCAAAAAAATAAAGCTGGTGTGTCTAACTTGCTTGATATTTTATCGGCGGTTACAGGTAAAAGCATTGCGGAATTAGAAGCAGAATTTGAAGGCAAAATGTACGGTCATTTAAAAATAGAAGTAGCCGATCGTGTATCTGAACTGCTTACCGAACTACAAGAACGCTACAACCATTTCCGTCAAGATGAAGCTTTACTTGAAAAAATCTTCCGTGAAGGAGCTGAAAAAGCACGAGCACGCGCGAAGAAAACGCTTGATGAAGTGTATAAATTAGTTGGATTTGTACAATAATCAGAAGTTAAATAAAGCCACGTAAAAATAATCCTACGTGGCTTCATTTTATTTCCCTACTGTTTCCTTTAACCATTCCTGAACAAACTGACTAATTTCATCAATGTCATTGATATTTAAGTGGTTTTCTCTTTCTAACGGATAATCTGTCGCTGTTGCGATCGTCCATTCATCTAATTCAGGAAGCGGTTTTTCAATGCCTTTTCGGTGTAGTTGAATTTTAGGCAGCTTCTCATGCTTAAAGCCTTCGACTAAAAGTAAATCGATTTCTTTCGATGAAAATTTTGCAAAAATTTGTTGAAAATCAACCGCTTGATCTGGGGTTTCAACCATCAACGCCCAACGTTGATCACAAGCAATCGCTGTTGGATTAGCGCCGGCTAAACGTAAACGATGACTATCTTTTCCCACTTTATCCACTTCAATATTGTGATGAGAATGTTTAATCAGCCCAACTCGAATTCCGCAAGCGGTTAAATTTGGGATCAATTTTTCCAATAACGTCGTCTTTCCTGTGCCACTATACCCTGTGATTGCTAAGACTGGTATATCAAAACGATGCCCCTGCTGATTTTCAGCCGCTAAGTCATCTAGCGTATTCACATTCTTAAACGCTTTTACTTGTTCTGAAAAATCAACTGCAACACTATTTTGAGTGCGAAAGAACCAATAAAGTCGGCGTTCTCCCGATTGTAAATAATGGGATAAATCCGATGCTACCGAGCGATGAACCAAAGCAAAAGTAGGATGGGGACGTTCTCCATCATGAGCATAAGCAATTTTAGCTTCATTAATTTTTAATGCCGTATAGAGCTTAGCCAGCAAATTTTTAGGTAAAAAAGGCGTATCACACGGGACAAATAAGAGATAGTCACTTTCAATTTGGTGTAAGCCGGTCAGCATGCCACTTAATGCGCCTTGAAAGTCCGCTAAGGTATCTTGATAAAACGGAAGCTGTGGGTAATGACGCTGGTATTCTGCAAAGGATCGATTGATATTAAGATAAATCTGCCCTCTGGCTAATTGAGGTTGTAACCTTTCTAAAATATGGGAAATCAACGGCTTGCCTGCTAAAAGTTGCAACCCTTTTTCTACGCCATTCATTCGGCGAGCTAATCCTCCCGCTAAAATAACGGCGGAAATATGTTCAGTGATATTTATCATAACGGTTTGGTTTTCTTTGCAAAACGTGGTCTAAAAGTATATGATCCGACTCAATTTTCAACAAGA
This genomic window from Actinobacillus porcitonsillarum contains:
- the trpS gene encoding tryptophan--tRNA ligase is translated as MSKPIVFSGVQPSGELTIGNYLGALRNWVKMQDDYDCLFCIVDLHAITVRQDPQALRKASLDVLALYLACGIDPNKSTIFIQSHVPEHTQLAWILNCYTYFGEMSRMTQFKDKSARYEENVNVGLFTYPVLMAADILLYQANQVPVGDDQKQHLEITRDIANRFNALYGQKDQEGNLVQPVFAIPEVFIGKAGARVMSLLEPTKKMSKSDDNRNNVIGLLEDPKAVAKKIKRAMTDGDEPPVVKYDQKNKAGVSNLLDILSAVTGKSIAELEAEFEGKMYGHLKIEVADRVSELLTELQERYNHFRQDEALLEKIFREGAEKARARAKKTLDEVYKLVGFVQ
- the mobA gene encoding molybdenum cofactor guanylyltransferase MobA, yielding MINITEHISAVILAGGLARRMNGVEKGLQLLAGKPLISHILERLQPQLARGQIYLNINRSFAEYQRHYPQLPFYQDTLADFQGALSGMLTGLHQIESDYLLFVPCDTPFLPKNLLAKLYTALKINEAKIAYAHDGERPHPTFALVHRSVASDLSHYLQSGERRLYWFFRTQNSVAVDFSEQVKAFKNVNTLDDLAAENQQGHRFDIPVLAITGYSGTGKTTLLEKLIPNLTACGIRVGLIKHSHHNIEVDKVGKDSHRLRLAGANPTAIACDQRWALMVETPDQAVDFQQIFAKFSSKEIDLLLVEGFKHEKLPKIQLHRKGIEKPLPELDEWTIATATDYPLERENHLNINDIDEISQFVQEWLKETVGK